A window of the Erpetoichthys calabaricus chromosome 10, fErpCal1.3, whole genome shotgun sequence genome harbors these coding sequences:
- the LOC114659518 gene encoding histone H4 — protein MSGRGKGGKGLGKGGAKRHRKVLRDNIQGITKPAIRRLARRGGVKRISGLIYEETRGVLKVFLENVIRDAVTYTEHAKRKTVTAMDVVYALKRQGRTLYGFGG, from the coding sequence atgtctgGTCGTGGCAAAGGAGGAAAGGGACTCGGTAAGGGTGGTGCAAAGCGTCATCGTAAAGTACTACGAGATAACATTCAAGGTATTACAAAGCCTGCTATCCGCCGTCTAGCCCGTAGAGGTGGAGTGAAGCGAATTTCTGGCTTGATCTACGAGGAGACTCGCGGAGTGCTTAAAGTGTTCCTGGAGAATGTCATTCGGGACGCCGTCACTTACACAGAGCACGCTAAGAGGAAGACCGTGACCGCCATGGATGTGGTATATGCCTTGAAGAGACAGGGTCGTACTTTATATGGTTTTGGAGGTTAA
- the LOC114659514 gene encoding histone H2B 8-like produces the protein MPEPKAAPAPKKGSKKAVSKTQAKGGKKRRKTRKESYSIYVYKVLKQVHPDTGISSKAMGIMNSFVNDIFERIAREASRLAHYNKRSTISSREIQTSVRLLLPGELAKHAVSEGTKAVTKYTSSK, from the coding sequence ATGCCTGAACCAAAAGCAGCTCCTGCTCCCAAGAAGGGCTCGAAGAAAGCCGTTTCTAAAACCCAGGCGAAGGGTGGAAAGAAACGCAGAAAGACTAGGAAGGAAAGCTATTCCATCTACGTGTACAAGGTGCTGAAGCAAGTTCACCCCGATACTGGCATTTCTTCGAAGGCGATGGGAATCATGAACTCGTTTGTGAATGACATTTTCGAGCGCATCGCCCGTGAGGCTTCTCGTCTTGCGCACTACAACAAGCGTTCAACCATTTCTTCCAGGGAGATCCAGACTTCTGTGAGGCTCCTGCTACCGGGAGAGCTTGCTAAGCACGCCGTGTCCGAGGGCACCAAGGCAGTCACCAAGTACACCAGCTCCAAATAA
- the LOC114659512 gene encoding histone H2A-like, with protein sequence MSGRGKTGGKARAKAKTRSSRAGLQFPVGRVHRLLRKGNYAERVGAGAPVYLAAVLEYLTAEILELAGNAARDNKKTRIIPRHLQLAVRNDEELNKLLGGVTIAQGGVLPNIQAVLLPKKTEKPAKSK encoded by the coding sequence aTGTCCGGAAGAGGAAAGACCGGTGGTAAGGCACGCGCCAAGGCTAAGACTCGCTCTTCTCGAGCTGGTTTGCAGTTCCCTGTTGGCCGTGTTCACAGACTTTTGAGGAAAGGCAATTATGCTGAGCGAGTGGGCGCTGGTGCCCCGGTATATCTGGCTGCTGTGCTCGAGTACTTGACCGCTGAAATTCTCGAGTTAGCCGGGAATGCCGCCCGCGACAATAAGAAAACCAGAATCATCCCTCGCCATCTGCAGTTGGCTGTCCGTAACGACGAGGAGCTGAATAAGTTATTGGGTGGTGTGACTATCGCTCAAGGTGGCGTGCTGCCGAACATTCAGGCTGTGCTTCTGCCTAAGAAGACCGAAAAACCAGCTAAGAGCAAGTAA
- the LOC114659510 gene encoding histone H1-like — protein sequence MAETAPVAPAKAPKKKPSSKPKKTGPSVSDLIVKAVSASKERHGLSLAGLKKALAAGGYDVEKNNARVKLSVKSLVSKGSLVQTKGTGAAGSFKINKKQAEAKEKATKKKAAPKKKPAAKKPAAAKKVKKPVAKKPAAAKKTAKKPAAAKKAAKSPKKVKPAAKPKKATKSPKKAKASKPKAAKPKTVKKAAPKRK from the coding sequence atggcagaAACCGCTCCAGTAGCTCCCGCTAAGGCGCCAAAGAAGAAACCAAGTTCGAAGCCTAAGAAAACCGGCCCTAGCGTGTCTGATTTGATCGTGAAGGCTGTGTCCGCTTCAAAGGAACGTCACGGACTCTCTTTGGCCGGGCTCAAGAAAGCTCTTGCAGCTGGTGGCTACGATGTGGAGAAGAACAACGCCCGTGTAAAACTGTCTGTAAAAAGCCTTGTGAGCAAAGGCTCTCTCGTGCAGACAAAAGGCACCGGCGCGGCTGGATCCTTTAAAATCAACAAGAAGCAGGCAGAGGCAAAGGAGAAAGCCACGAAGAAAAAGGCGGCGCCGAAGAAGAAGCCAGCGGCGAAAAAGCCGGCTGccgcaaaaaaagtgaaaaagccaGTAGCTAAGAAACCCGCAGCAGCCAAAAAGACTGCGAAGAAGCCTGCCGCAGCCAAGAAAGCCGCCAAGAGTCCCAAGAAAGTGAAGCCCGCCGCAAAGCCTAAAAAGGCAACAAAGAGTCCTAAGAAGGCCAAAGCATCAAAGCCTAAAGCAGCCAAACCTAAAACTGTGAAGAAGGCTGCACCGAAAAGGAAGTGA
- the LOC114659517 gene encoding histone H4 — MSGRGKGGKGLGKGGAKRHRKVLRDNIQGITKPAIRRLARRGGVKRISGLIYEETRGVLKVFLENVIRDAVTYTEHAKRKTVTAMDVVYALKRQGRTLYGFGG, encoded by the coding sequence ATGTCTGGTCGTGGTAAAGGAGGAAAGGGACTTGGTAAAGGTGGCGCAAAGCGTCATCGTAAAGTACTGCGAGATAACATTCAAGGCATTACAAAGCCTGCTATCCGTCGTCTAGCCCGCCGAGGTGGAGTGAAGCGAATTTCTGGTTTGATCTACGAAGAGACTCGCGGAGTGCTCAAAGTGTTTCTGGAGAATGTTATCCGGGACGCTGTCACTTACACAGAGCATGCAAAGAGGAAGACCGTGACCGCCATGGATGTGGTATATGCCTTGAAGAGACAGGGTCGTACACTCTATGGTTTTGGAGGTTAA